The following DNA comes from Pseudophryne corroboree isolate aPseCor3 chromosome 8, aPseCor3.hap2, whole genome shotgun sequence.
taactctctctgcacatgttatatctgcctcccctgcagtgcacatggttttgcccaattgctaacaaaaatcctgctgcgatcaactcagaattaccccctataaatgGTAGAAATAGAGTCAATTAGCTTTTCCTGTCAATACTTTGAGTATTATATAAACTTTTTCATGTTGGGAACCCCGAGAGAGAGAGCCGTTCCTAATCTGCCTGATTTCCCAGCAGAAGCCCGCGATGTAATTAAGAAGTCTGTGTGCCGTCAGCAGGGAATGGATTTGGGTATAAAGTGTCACTAGCAGCACATTCATTCATGTATTGTGACCTGATCCCAGGTAGGTACAACGTATCTCCTTGCTCAGCCTCCACCCTACAGGATGCTACGCACACACTGCTGCGAGGCAGCTCCTGGTTCTTGTGAGGTTTATATTTGAAATACAAAATATTTGACGCACTCATAATTGTGTAACCGATGCTGGTTGaccaataatgggggtaattccaagttgatcgcagcaggaattttgttagcagttgggcaaaaccatgtgcactgcagctcccctgcagatataatatgtgcagaaagagttagatttgggtgggttattttgtttttgtgcagggtaaatactggctgctttatttttacactgcaaattagattgcagattgaacacaccacacccaaatctaactctctctgcacatgttaaatctgcctcccctgctgtgcacatggttttgcccaactgctaacaaaattcctgctgcgatcaacttggaattactcccaatatTACAACTGGAGCAGATCTGCTTGAGCCAATAGGACAAGCTTATGATTTTGGCAGGGAGAAGTCCAGATTTGCCTTTGGCCAAGATATGCCGTTTGCTGTACGTCTTTCTCTGGAAAAGGCCTACACACCGTAGCCATTGCGAACGCATATGTAGGATCCATTTAAAAGCTTGCCTTATGTTTGGCATTAATTGTCCAttaaaaaaagtaacataaaataaatttttaaataGATCCAGCCGGTGTATAGTGATGTTGTCTGTTAGCAAAGCCAATTTTTAAAAACAATATTTTCGTGCCGGGAGCCTGTTTATATTGCGTCTTTGCCCTGTGCAATCTTTGCAATCCAGCATACACAATTGGCCAAGCAGCGTCCTCCGATTTTCAATCACATCTTCACTTGCGAAGTAAGGGGCATAATTGAGttgttggggtaaatttactaaagcttctaaaattgaaaagtggtaaTGTTGCACCTAGCAACCAATGGGATTCtgcctatcattttctaggatgcaacagagaaatgatagacagaatttgaTAGACTGCtatgcaacatcaccacttttattTTTAGAATCTTATGTAAATTTACCCCCTAATGTGGCAAAAGCATAAATGTACCTTTTACACCTAGTATAAGCAGGCACACCTCAGAAAGCGTATCATTCTGCATAGGGGGGTGTAtacgcattatttatttatttatttttattattattttcgccaattatttgttggcaatgaatgggttcatTAACACTTTTttatctccccaaaacaccaggatgaatgtaagaaagatggataaggtgggaagtggggggggggggggggggggcacaacttttaggagacagatggtcacatcctcacctcagtaatgtcagtgggaatttcccactgttatgtcggCCTCTGCCTGATCCTGCGGAAttacgtcagcggtcagccacagaacacttcaagttctgtgtgtgggttggcgggccgcggtcggtaggacaggacagtgcaggacaggcgggcgtgagggagcgcggtgtgatgtcagcacgtcacaccgcagacaggaacacagcacagggcggccaggagcacagcgcagggcgggcaggagggagcgcagtgTGACATCAGCATGTCACATCGCGTGCCGGCCGGGGCTGGACGGggatgtgtctcggcagcgcgaccgtccattacccccaggaatttcattgttaccccatttggggtaatttacccctgttccctgaccactgttgTATTCCCTGGTTTATGATTTTGATGATTGCCTGAAATTTTGAAATGGGCCAAAAAAAGTAAACTTTGCAAACCAACAATCAATTCGGCAaacggaaaaaaaaaaagtttccaaaTGTTTTTCTTGAACAAAATCGGTTTTGTAGCTACAAAATAAGGGCTGTCACATTAATTCCATGTCAAATGTATTTTGTAGTCACAAAAGTGGATGTGCCAAAAGACTGTGACCCGAATCTTGAGGCCGATGTATTGTATCACAATATGCATTTTGTAACAAAAATATATTAGTTGTGTCtacaaaaaaaagtataaaaaaataatACGTTTAAACCAGCAGATAAAACACAGTTTGCTAATTGCACGAGAGATTTCTACCACACATCATCACAGGAAATATGTAACTGGTTCCgtctacagggggtcattccgagttgttcgctcgcaagcggattttagcagatttgctcatgctaagccgccgcctactgggagtgaatcttagcaccttaaaattgcgaacgatgtattcgcaatattgcgattacacacctcgtagcagtttctgagtagctccagacttactcggcatctgcgatcatttcagtgcttgtcgttcctggtttgacgtcacaaacacacccagcgttcgcccagacactcccctgtttctccggtcactcctgcgttttttccggaaacggtagcgttttttcccacacgcccataaaacggcctgtttccgcccagtaacacccatttcctgtcaatcacactacgatcgccagaacgatgaaaaagccgtgagtaaaattcccaactgcatagcaaatttacttggtgcagtcgcagtgcggacattgcgcatgcgcattaagcggaaaaatcgctgcgatgcgaaggtttttaccgagcgaacaactcggaatgacccccatagaatgaTTAGAGGactgcagaagatacagaggggttattcagagttgttagaaaaccaaaaaagttagcagttgggcaaaaccatgctgcactgcaggggggtgggggaggggggcagatgtaacatgtgcagaaagagttagatttgggtgggctgtgttcaaactgaaatataaattgcagtgtaaaaataaagcagctggtatttaccctgcacagaaacaatataacccacccaaatctaactctctctgcacatgttacatctgccccacctgaagtacattatggttttgcccagttgctaacttttttggtttgctaacaactcttaaTAAccgccacagcatgtcaatcaatACTAGAAATGGCTAAAAATGGAAGTTGCACATGGGCCCAATCCGTCCTGCTGATCAGCAAACGTCAGATATTAAAGCACAAACAAAATGAAAAAATTATTATATCCCTTGCAGTTATAATGGACTTTTATTTTCCATTGTCTATTCATTTatatatggcctgattctgaattgcATGTAATACCCAATGCGGATTCATCAAGCGATTTTTAGCAAACTGCACAAATGTTGCGAGCTGCATGCGCTCCTTCCTTGGGGTTGGTTGGGCATTATTGGGTTATAACGGGTGGTAATGGGGTGTTCGTATATGGCTCTGCCCGTTTGTAGTCGTACCACTGGCTCAAAGGAAGGAGCTGGGGCAATGATAGTGATGATTTCTGCTCTTGCGAAGGGAGGGCCGGAGGTTGCTCGGTCACAGACTACAATTTAAGGGTCAATtcaatgaggtgtgaggtgtgaggttcagTTTTCTCTGCAAATTTGCATTGTGAATTCATTTTAAATCCAATAAGAACCAGTCAAAGTAAACTCACATTTTCCAGATCGCACCTCATTGTGGGTGAGAGGTGGTAGGGAATATCTTtagattaaggttaaaatttcgggacACCACGCAGAATCCCTTGGTTATAAATTACCCCACAAGCACctttttatcatttatttttttgcatttttttttaaattcctttgtaattaaacaaaatttgtAAGCTTTTAACATTCTTTTAAAGAAAGCACAAATCGTCCATTTGACACATATTAAAAGCATCTTTTCttttccttttactcactaacatcCTTCTGTATGATTTTTCTAATTAAATTGTCCCTTTTCTAGGGTCAAGGAAGGTCCCCccactttttctttctcttttcccaCATCGCATATTGTAGAACATTTACACCCCACTCCCTGCTGCCGGTACCGCAAATAGTAATTTTTAATTGGATCGGAGAATTCTCGGGTGCGCACATTCATGCAAAGTCTGCAAATTTCATAAAACAAAGTCGCACCTAAGTGGGTTGACCCCTaagaatactggggcagatgtattaaccctggagaagtgataaagcatcgcaccagccaatcagctcctaactgtaaatttacatattggagctgattggctggtgcgttatcaccttccacttatcattggGAAGGAATTGCTAACCCTAATCCTATACATGCATCTCAGAATCCGGGTAATAATGCACAGCAAGCAGTTAGGTCACGTACAGCCTGTGTTTTTCTGTGACGGGTTAATGCttatgcgatccttactgaattagccccatagttgtGTATACAAAAATGCTTGCTTTACTTCAGGACATATTTACATTATATATTTAGTGCCCCTGTGTGATTATAAAGCCATATAATGCACGCGCAGAGGAGACCCTGACTAACATTTCTACTCTCCTCCCCAGCTAGTATTCCTGCACGTGATCCTGGGCAGCAGAGGAGCCTGCGCACGACTGTGCATCAGACTTCATTGCATCTGGGCTGCACCTCACCAGTGAGGAGCAGGTGAGAtttactatttttatttttgagaggaCAAGTGTATAAGGCTTTTGTAAGGAGGGGCAGTAGTCTAGAGATTTCTCCATGATGGGGATCCTTGCACTGGCGATGCCcttatcacatgcagccctgtcctcactaacacatcactcatctcctgatatactctgtgctgctggggaccctgctcctcccactatataactctcagtctgtggcttcctgctgcctacattcccctcctcacatcatgtcactgcccctgtcacatgcagccctgtcctcactgacacattactcatctcctgatatactctgtgctgctggggaccctgctcctcccactatataactctcagtctgtggcttcctgctgcctccattcctctcctcacatcatgtcactgcccctgtcacgtgcagccctgtcctcactgatacatcacccatctcctgatatactctgtgctgctggggaccctgctcctcccactatataactctcaatctgtggcttcctgctgcctccattcccctcctcacatcatgtcactgcccctgtcacatgcagccctgtcctcactgacacatcactcatctccttatacactctgtgctgctggggaccctactcctcccactatataactctcagtctgcttCCTgttgccttcattcccctcctcacatcatgtcactgccacggtcacatgcagccctgtcctcactgacacatcactcatctcctgatatactctgtgctgctggggaccctgctccttccactatataactctcagtctgtggcttcctgctgcctccattcccctcctcacatcatgtcactgccccatcacttgcagccctgtcctcacacatcactcatctcttgatatactctgtgctgctgagtaccctgctcctcccactatataactctcagtctgtgtctcatcctgcctctattcccctcctcacatcatgtcagtgccattcacatgcagccctgtcctcactgacacaccactcatctcctgatatactctgtgctgctggggttcctgctcctcccactatataactctcagtctgtggcttcctgctgcctccattcccctcctcatatcatgtcactgcccctgtcacatgcagccctgtcctcactaacatatCACTTatctactgatatactctgtgctgttgggggaccctgctcctcccactatataactctcagtctgtggcttcctgctgcctccattcccctcttcacatcatgtcactgcccctgtcacatgcaaccctgcCCTCACtgaacatcactcatctcctgatatacactgtgctgatgggggaccctgctcctcccactatataactctcagtctgtggcttcctgctgcctccattcccctcctcacatcatgtcactgcccctgttacatgcaaccttgtcctcactgacacatctctcatctcctgatatactctgtgctgctggggaccctgctcctaccactatataactttcagtctgtggcttcctgctgcctccattcccctcctcacatcatgtcactgcccctgtcacatgcaaccttgtcctcactgacacatcactcatctcctgatatactctgtgctgctggggaccctgctcctcccactatataactttcagtctgtggcttcctgctgcctccattcccctcctcacatcatgtcactgcccctgtcacatgtagccctatcctcactgacacatcactcatctcctgatatactctgtgctgctggggtaccctgctcctcccactatataactctcaggctgtggcttcctgctgcctccattcccctcctcacatcatgtcactgcccctgtcacgtgcagccctgtcctcaataacacaccactcatctcctgatatactctgtgctgctggggtaccctgctcctcccactatataactctcaggctgtggcttcctgctgcttccatttcccttctcacatcatgtcactgcccctgtaacctgcaaccctgtcctcattgacatatcactcatctcctgatatactctgtgctgctggggtaccttgctcctcccactatttaactctcaggctgtggcttcctgctgcctccatttccctcctcacatcatgtcactgcccctgtatcctgcaaccctgtcctcactgacacatcagtcatctcctgatatactctgcgctgatggggaccctgctcctcccactatataactctcaggctgtggcttcctgctgcctccatttccctcctcacatcatgtcacagcacctgtcacatgcagccctgtcctcactgacatatcactcatctcctgatatactctgtgctgctggggtaccctgctcctcccactatataactctcaggctgtggcttccggctgcctccattcccctcttcccgtcatgtcactgcccctgtcacatgcagccctatcctcactgacacatcactcatctcctgatatactctgtgctgctgggaaccctcctcctcccactatataactctcagtttgtgacttcctgctgcccccattcccctcctcacatcatgtcactgcccctgtcacgtgcagccctgtcctcaataacacaccactcatctcctgatatactctgtgctgctggggtaccctgctcctcccactatataactctcaggctgtggcttcctgctgcctccatttcccttctcacatcatgtcactgcccctgtaacctgcaaccctgtcctcattgacatatcactcatctcctgatatactctgtgctgctggggtaccttgctcctcccactatataactctcaggctgtggcttcctgctgcctccatttccctcctcacatcatgtcactgcccctgtatcctgcaaccctgtcctcactgacacatcagtcatctcctgatatactctgcgctgatggggaccctgctcctcccactatataactctcaggctgtggcttcctgctgcctccatttccctcctcacatcatgtcacagcacctgtcacatgcagccctgtcctcactgacatatcactcatctcctgatatactctgtgctgctggggtaccctgctcctcccactatataactctcaggctgtggcttccggctgcctccattcccctcctcccgtcatgtcactgcccctgtcacatgcagccctatcctcactgacacatcactcatctcctgatatactctgtgctgctgggaaccctcctcctcccactatataactctcagtttgtgacttcctgctgcccccattcccctcctcacatcatgtcactgcccctgtcacatgcagccctgtcctcactgacacatcactcatctcctgatatactctgtgctgctggggaccctgctcctcccactatataactttcagtctgtggcttcctgctgcctccatttccctcctcacatcatgtcactgcccctgtaacCTGCTACCCTGTCCTcactcctcactgacacatcactcatctcctgatatactctgtgctgctgggggaccctgctcctcccactatatacctcTCAGACTATGACTTCCTGCTGCCTTAATTGTAGTATACAAAATATTTGTATTTGTGTGTTGTTCAGTTATAACTCCCCTGAACATGAGGTAACAATTATTACATAACCTATGATAATATCTGAGGAGAGATCTTGAGAAGCCCCGATATAGTGGTCATCATTTCAAGCTATGTATGTTTCGATCAGGTACATATCTATGGCTGTCAGAAACCAAAGTGACACGACGACCATATTTGTTCTCCTGGGTCTCTACAATGCTTCTTGGCTTTCTCCAGCTTTTTTTGTAGTCTTCTTGAGCATTTATCTGATGACTTTGGTTGGCAATATGACAATCCTCACAGCTATTGTCTCCGACGCCCGCCTCCACATGCCCATGTACTTCTTTCTGGGCAACCTGTCCATCCTTGAGATGTGCTACACAACTGTGACCGTGCCTAACATCCTCAACAACATCGTAAGACAAAGTTACGTCATTTCCTTCTGGGCATGTATCACTCAGGTTTATCTATTCACGTTGTGCGCTACCACCGAGTGCGTTCTACTGGCCATCATGGCCTATGACCGGTATGTCGCCATCTGTATTCCCTTGAGATACAAGATTATCATTAATCAAGCTATGTGTGTCCAGTTAGCCTCTACAGCGTGGTCCTGTGGAATAGCCAACTCCATCATCCAGTCCCTCCCAACATCTCTCCTGCCTTACTGTGGTTTCATCAAGATCGATCGACTGTACTGCGAGGTTCAGCCCTTGCTACTGCTGTCTTGTAGTGATACTTCCCTCAATAAGTTACTGACCACTGTCTCTGCCTCGGTATTTGGAGTTGGGTTCCTGACCTTTATTTTAGTTACCTACATCTACATAGGTGAAGCCATTATCCGAATTCCATCGTCATCAGGGAGGATGAAGGCGTTTTCCACCTGCAGCTCCCACATAACCGTGGTCACCATGTACTATGGAGCCCTCATCTTCATGTATTTGAGGCCTCATTCCAGTGATTCCCAGAGAATGGATAGCGTGATATCTGCAATCTACTGTATGGTTATCCCAGTGCTGAACCCCATCATCTACAGCCTACGAAATAAAGATGTGAAACGCGCCTTGCGAAAAGTAGTTATGTTCAAATTGCCCAGTAAGACTTGGTAGAGGTGAGGAGtgaagtgtatatatactgtaatacTTGCATATTACCCAATGCTGTATCTTGAGGGGTATATATCACCAACAAATTTCATACAATGACATGAAACAGAAACTTATTTGGTCCTGTCCAATTAGGCTGTCTTGTTTGTGTGACACGGGTGACCTTGTGGTTATTTTTAACTAAATCCACATCATACAAACAACATCAAtatgtatgaaaaataaaaaataacaatacaTCCCTTGAGTAGACCTATGTGTTGAAATGGTCCGTCCCCATTCAATGTTACACCGCTTGTCATGGGTCAACATATGAAAAGAGAAATATCACATGTATAATAAATTCAAAATTGAATTTACAGACTAACACACACAATGCATGAACATAAAACATATGAAATGGTCCCCCAGAATCCTGCTTTGACGGAGAGACAGAATAGTTACCAGAAGAACTGAGAACCGATCATAAACAGTTCTCACACAAGTTCAATTAAATAGTCACTAAGCTTCCTCCAGGGAAGGTGCACTGGGAGCTTCTCCTGGTTATCACTCAAGGGTTCAGATGTTCTAGGCAGGTTCTGCGGGGTCAGTAGTCCTTATTCCCAACGCGTTTCGAACCACACTCTGTTTGTCTTTGTCAAGGTAGGATAAGGGTCCCAAGTCCACAAACTGTTAGGGATCCTGGAACTTAATGGTCTCTGGAGAAGTTACACCCAGCAGATCTAATTGTATTTTATCTCTATGTTTTTCTGTAACATCACAAGCATGGATTATATTACATTTGTGCTTCATTCCCTgtattcagctttttttttttttaggagcacattttttttttttttaaacaattttattatgAAGAAAAATTGTACAAATTGTGAACAATCATAAATGTaacagtattagagatgagcgggttcagatgtaacgccagaattactgccagttcggttttatccagatttttcttattggctatccagaacacgtgacgtctgtgagccaataagatgccattttgagaaccgagtaaatctgagtaaaaccgagtaaaaccgaacccgctcatctctaaacagtATGTATAAAAATATCAATGAATAAACAATAAAGTATAATATATCAGTAACAATACATAACAAGAATAAGTTGCACCTAAGATCATAAATCGCCATAAGTGTTAAAAAAGGGAATGATAAACTCTAAAGATTAGGATTGATATACTGAGTTGGTGGATAGTATATACAAAACAGTATGAGTGGATATAGAAGTGGCAATCAAAAGGAACATGtaaacacataaaaaaataaaattatcgcCATTCCAagaatttatttttgttttgttttattatcaAACAGAAAAGTAGAAAAGAAAGTTAATAAACTGGAGTAAACAGAGGGAATGTGCGGAAAAGCGATAGTAAGAGAAAAGGAGgacaaagaaaagaagaaaaaaggagGAGGGGAAGCCCACAAAACTATCGTGGATATtcatatagagcacaggttctcaaactcggtcctcaggaccccacacggtttatgttttccaggtcacctgtagattttttaaatgtgacagttggtgatacacagtgcacctgttgggtgacctggaaaacgtgaaccgtgtggggtcctgaggaccgagtttgagaaccactgatatagagaGTGCAGGAGAGCCCTCATTGAGACGTATCAGTAGCCTACAATATTGCTGATATAGACGAAGTTCAAGATAGGAACGCAATAAAGGCCAAGTTGTGTTTTCAAATACTTTCATAATGAGTTTGAATTGAGACTtaagatcagggccggattaaagcaggggtgacaggggcatGTCGTCCCAGGACCTCTTCATATTAAGGGCCCCCACACACAGCGGATTGAATCCGAGGATTCTCTGGTGGCTCAGCTGTACAGTAACAGCAGCCACCAGGAGCTCCTCCGTATATGGTGTATCGTGTGTGTTTCCGTATGTCTCCGTGAGGCTCAAGACTGCGTATGGGGGAGGAAGGAGGTCACTCGCTGTTGTCATTGGAGGGAGAATACGGGGGCAGAGCCGGCAAAGCACCAGTAGCATCAGGGGCACAAGGGAAGGAGACAGAGCTGCAGGTCAGGACACTGGTGGGAGGTGTATGGAGGAAGGGGAAGATGATAGAGGTAGATAGAGGAGACTGGGGTAAAGTACAGGAGGGGAAAGAGAGGACTGTGGGGGTAAGAACAGAAGGGGGTAGAGAGGATTGTGGGGGTAAGTGCAGAAGGGGGTGGGTAGAGGACTATGGGGGCAAGTACAGACAGGATGGGGTAAATAGAGGATTGTAGAGGTTTAAAGAAGATGGTAGGTGGTAGACAGAAGTAGTTCAGGCTAGATGGAGTTGGTAGGGGATAGATGGAAGGAGGAGGGGTGTGGATGGGGTGCACTCAGGCatagtagtgggggcccccacagctttgttgcccctgggcccccacaaccCTTAGTCCAGCcctgcttaaggtgcatacacattgggCGATTTTCACCCCGGCCaagcgatgttcacgggggtgaaccactttccacagttggAGACTTTGAACAGTGCTTCACTTGGCTTGTAAAACAAGCCGATGGACatcggcggccagcgatgatgcgggagcgcgcatcagcgctcaccgctcatcgcccgcccatacacactggccgagtttgagctcaaagtagctcaaaatgccaaaagtgagctattttgagctcaaaatcacccagtgtgtatgggcctttagttaaaTAAGTGAGATATGCCTCCAACAATCAGGGACTTTAGCAACTCTCTTCTCAATATCCAGTAACGCAGTGCGTCTATCAATGAGCCCATCTTTAATCTCCATTGGTCCCACTTTGATCTCACATTCTCTCTGTGTGCTCCTTACATTGTTTTTTCCCCCTCATTCATTGTTTACTCTGTCGCTTCTGCTCCAAGCTGCCAGCACCTACTCTTTTCCAATCCAACAAGACTATCTCTGTCTCCACCAACACAATCTCCCTCCCTACACCAACAATCTTGCTCTGCTTCCATCACTATCTTCTCCCAGTCCATCAACACATTCTCTAATTCCACCAACTCTATCTCCCTTCCTCCACAAACACTATTTCACTCCCTCCACCAACTCCATCTCCTTCCACCAGCACCATCTTCCTCTCCCCACCAACACCATCTCCTTCCTTCCATCAACGCCAGCTCGATTCAACATCTCCCTCCTTTACCAACACCATCTTCCTACCTGCACCAACATCCTCTCCCTCTTTCCACTAATGCTATTTCCCTCCCTCCATTAACACTATCCCCAttcctacaccaacttcatctccctTTATCCACCAACAGCATCTTccttctccctccctccaccagCACCATCTTCATACCTCCATCAACACTGTCTCCCTGTTTCCACCAACACCATCTTCATACCTTCACCAACACCATCTCTCTCATTCCACCAACACCATCTCCCTTCTTCCATCAATACCATCTTCCTACCTTCACCAATGCCATATTCCTACCTCCACCAACACCAACTTCCTATCTCCATTAACACCATCTCCCTGTGTCCACCAATGCCTTCTGCattcctccaccaacaccatctcCTTCCATGAACTCCATTTTACTTCTGATCCCTTACTGTACTGCTTgaatactgcgatctgtagatgaaggactattaagaGTACCTTGCGTaagtcatctgggggt
Coding sequences within:
- the LOC134949714 gene encoding olfactory receptor 5V1-like gives rise to the protein MTILTAIVSDARLHMPMYFFLGNLSILEMCYTTVTVPNILNNIVRQSYVISFWACITQVYLFTLCATTECVLLAIMAYDRYVAICIPLRYKIIINQAMCVQLASTAWSCGIANSIIQSLPTSLLPYCGFIKIDRLYCEVQPLLLLSCSDTSLNKLLTTVSASVFGVGFLTFILVTYIYIGEAIIRIPSSSGRMKAFSTCSSHITVVTMYYGALIFMYLRPHSSDSQRMDSVISAIYCMVIPVLNPIIYSLRNKDVKRALRKVVMFKLPSKTW